From the genome of Eublepharis macularius isolate TG4126 chromosome 12, MPM_Emac_v1.0, whole genome shotgun sequence, one region includes:
- the LOC129339235 gene encoding Golgi-associated RAB2 interactor protein 5A-like → MGDLKKFLAGGEYGKLKDCPLFEGNFVQVTKFGELANRVTMGIVASSPSLKLPDLMLLARPVENQLEECAGKHRKPNSVPQEELQLIALHPLKFVRIFIHDARRYQFKVSLASGRTFYLQLQAPPQKLDCIFWQWVRLFYLLRFYHTDVPSPTSRVY, encoded by the exons ATGGGGGATCTGAAGAAATTCCTAGCCGGAGGGGAATATGGAAAGCTGAAGGACTGTCCCCTTTTTGAAGGCAATTTTGTACAG GTCACCAAATTTGGGGAGTTAGCCAACAGGGTCACCATGGGCATTGTTGCCAGCAGTCCAAGCTTGAAGCTGCCTGACCTTATGTTGCTGGCACGGCCAGTGGAGAACCAACTAGAGGAATGTGCAGGCAAGCACAGAAAACCCAATTCTGTCCCTCAAGAAGAACTGCAACTTATTGC GCTCCATCCACTGAAGTTTGTCCGGATCTTCATCCATGATGCGAGACGATATCAGTTCAAAGTTAGCCTGGCCAGCGGCCGCACGTTCTATCTGCAGCTTCAGGCTCCTCCTCAAAAACTGGACTGTATCTTTTGGCAGTGGGTACGGCTGTTCTACCTTCTGCGCTTTTACCACACTGATGTTCCATCACCTACCAGCAGGGTATACTAA